One window from the genome of Myxococcales bacterium encodes:
- a CDS encoding sigma 54-interacting transcriptional regulator, which translates to MLVLEVLHGTATQAVFECRETPITIGRAAANTIALDNVHLSSEHGTIRREGNTHIYRDLRSTNGSALERAGHRIAIDATRNFECVIEHGDVLVLGSLKQPVMLRVRVSQRSETSDDAEAGSDGAGTEHIIAKRAIGDLPSVATQLEHDPVSALRVYKALQRLSARVDEGATLATTAEAIFELLPRATHVTILLRAEVDRDKYVIATATQRDGQALAASDVRASRSVLRRVLADRAGLLLANAAQELSASQSILAANIQSTIAVPLWRGEDIIGVVQVDNRSSGMFLENDLEVMLLIASQAALAIDNARLFAQVTRAADQARGENSYLKQRAHKAEFTQIIGEAASMKAVLSQLERVINTRATVCIEGETGTGKELIASAVHYQSVRRDKMFVAQNCATLPEHLLESELFGHKRGAFTSADSDKKGLFELAHGGTMFLDEIGEMPQPLQAKLLRVLQEGTIRAVGAVEEKAIDVRIICATNRDLQAEVDAGRFRQDLFYRLMVFPIRLPPLRERREDIPLLAAHFLRRFCDEMRVVVDGFTPEALLALQHYHWPGNIRELENEIQRVVIGAEPQQPIDIGMLSPKLRSVDAAATRTPAGEGTLKEQMDQVERWLLTEALRKHDNNKTRTAATLGITREGLHKKLAKFGI; encoded by the coding sequence GTGCTGGTGCTAGAAGTTCTTCACGGGACGGCGACTCAAGCGGTCTTCGAGTGTCGCGAGACGCCCATCACCATCGGGCGGGCCGCGGCCAACACCATCGCGCTCGATAACGTACATCTCTCAAGCGAGCACGGCACGATTCGCCGTGAGGGCAACACCCACATCTATCGCGATCTGCGCTCGACCAATGGCTCGGCGCTCGAGCGCGCCGGGCACCGCATCGCCATCGATGCGACGCGTAATTTCGAATGCGTGATCGAGCATGGTGACGTGCTGGTGCTAGGATCACTCAAGCAACCCGTCATGCTCCGCGTCCGCGTTTCGCAGCGCAGCGAAACCAGCGACGACGCCGAGGCGGGCAGCGATGGCGCCGGCACCGAGCACATTATCGCCAAGCGCGCCATCGGCGACCTGCCGTCAGTCGCCACCCAGCTTGAGCACGATCCCGTGTCGGCGCTGCGGGTGTACAAAGCGCTGCAGCGCCTTTCGGCCCGTGTCGACGAGGGCGCTACCCTCGCGACAACCGCCGAGGCCATCTTCGAGCTGCTGCCGCGCGCGACCCATGTCACCATCCTGCTGCGCGCCGAGGTCGATCGCGACAAATACGTCATTGCCACCGCGACGCAACGCGATGGGCAAGCCTTGGCGGCGAGCGACGTGCGCGCCAGCCGCAGCGTCTTGCGACGCGTGCTAGCCGACCGCGCCGGCCTGCTGCTCGCCAACGCGGCGCAGGAACTCTCCGCATCGCAATCGATCTTGGCTGCCAACATCCAATCGACCATCGCAGTGCCGCTGTGGCGCGGCGAGGACATCATCGGCGTGGTGCAGGTCGACAACCGCTCGTCGGGCATGTTCCTCGAAAACGACCTCGAGGTCATGCTGCTGATCGCCAGCCAGGCCGCGCTCGCCATCGACAACGCGCGCCTGTTCGCCCAGGTGACGCGCGCCGCCGACCAGGCTCGCGGCGAAAACAGCTACCTCAAGCAGCGCGCGCACAAGGCGGAGTTCACCCAGATCATCGGCGAGGCCGCGTCGATGAAGGCGGTGCTCAGCCAGCTCGAGCGCGTCATTAATACGCGCGCCACCGTGTGCATCGAAGGCGAGACTGGCACCGGTAAAGAACTCATCGCAAGCGCCGTGCATTACCAATCAGTTCGCCGCGACAAGATGTTTGTCGCGCAAAACTGCGCGACCCTGCCCGAGCACCTGCTGGAATCCGAGTTATTCGGCCACAAGCGCGGCGCCTTCACCAGCGCCGACAGCGACAAGAAGGGGCTCTTTGAGCTCGCCCACGGCGGCACCATGTTTCTCGACGAAATAGGCGAGATGCCGCAGCCACTGCAGGCCAAGCTGCTACGCGTGCTGCAAGAAGGCACCATCCGCGCGGTCGGCGCCGTCGAAGAAAAGGCCATCGACGTCCGCATCATTTGCGCCACCAACCGCGACCTGCAGGCCGAGGTCGACGCCGGGCGCTTTCGCCAGGACCTCTTTTATCGCCTGATGGTATTTCCGATTCGCCTGCCACCACTGCGCGAACGCCGCGAAGACATCCCGCTGCTCGCCGCTCATTTCTTACGCCGCTTCTGCGATGAGATGCGCGTCGTCGTCGACGGCTTTACGCCCGAAGCCCTGCTCGCGCTGCAGCACTATCACTGGCCGGGCAATATTCGCGAGCTCGAAAATGAAATCCAACGCGTCGTGATTGGCGCCGAGCCGCAGCAACCGATTGATATCGGCATGCTCTCGCCCAAGCTGCGCTCCGTCGACGCGGCCGCCACCCGCACGCCCGCCGGCGAGGGCACGCTCAAAGAGCAAATGGATCAGGTCGAGCGTTGGCTCTTAACCGAGGCCCTGCGCAAACACGACAACAACAAGACCCGCACTGCCGCGACGCTCGGCATCACGCGCGAGGGCCTGCACAAGAAGCTCGCCAAGTTTGGCATCTAA
- a CDS encoding DUF393 domain-containing protein, which yields MSEAGPLHTAGATGKHIVLFDGVCVLCNGAVRFIRRRDRAGVFRFATLGGPRATRFLASLGAPATAAGSAPTTIYVVTNYGTPAQRLYSQSTAALKIARLLPWPWRAFVIGYVVPRPVRDWAYQFIAKRRYRWFGELPTCPLPTAAERATEMRDDEFATIEHEN from the coding sequence ATGAGCGAAGCGGGCCCTTTACACACCGCCGGCGCCACCGGCAAGCACATCGTCTTGTTCGACGGCGTCTGCGTGCTCTGTAACGGCGCGGTGCGCTTTATTCGTAGGCGCGATCGCGCGGGGGTGTTTAGGTTTGCCACGCTCGGGGGGCCCCGCGCAACGCGATTTTTAGCATCGCTGGGCGCGCCGGCTACGGCGGCGGGAAGCGCGCCAACCACCATTTACGTGGTTACAAACTACGGCACCCCCGCGCAACGCCTCTACAGCCAATCGACCGCGGCGCTGAAGATTGCGCGCCTCTTGCCATGGCCTTGGCGCGCGTTTGTCATTGGATATGTCGTGCCGCGTCCGGTGCGTGACTGGGCGTATCAGTTTATTGCCAAGCGGCGGTATCGCTGGTTTGGCGAGTTGCCCACCTGCCCGCTGCCCACCGCTGCCGAACGCGCCACCGAGATGCGCGACGACGAATTCGCGACTATCGAGCACGAAAACTAG
- a CDS encoding DUF2071 domain-containing protein, translating into MPPSRPAKFQDPTGRLDHRPWPLPAGPWIMQQQWRDLLFMHWPVPVDAMRALVPPALELDLFDGVAWVAVVPFRMTGVRPRGVPSLPWISAFPELNVRTYVRSREPRNPKPGVYFFSLEAANALAVWAARTFFKLPYFNAEMTCDLDGEQINYRSTRTHRQAAPARFASTYRPTGAPYLANPGTLEHWLTERYSLYTVDERGQAYIGEIHHEPWPLQRAEAEIECNEMGLASGIMLPDRPPLLHFARHLDVVVWPLRAVTAENT; encoded by the coding sequence ATGCCGCCGAGTCGCCCTGCCAAATTCCAAGACCCTACGGGACGCCTAGACCATCGTCCGTGGCCGCTCCCCGCCGGACCGTGGATCATGCAGCAGCAGTGGCGGGACCTGCTGTTCATGCATTGGCCGGTGCCAGTCGATGCGATGCGCGCGCTGGTCCCTCCAGCGCTTGAGCTAGATCTGTTCGATGGGGTGGCCTGGGTGGCAGTCGTGCCATTTCGCATGACGGGGGTGCGGCCGCGGGGCGTGCCAAGCCTGCCGTGGATTTCGGCGTTTCCTGAGCTAAATGTTCGCACCTATGTGCGCTCGCGAGAACCGCGAAATCCAAAGCCGGGGGTCTATTTTTTTAGCCTCGAGGCGGCCAACGCGCTCGCCGTGTGGGCGGCGCGCACATTCTTTAAGTTGCCCTATTTTAATGCCGAGATGACATGTGACCTGGACGGCGAGCAAATCAACTACCGCTCAACCCGCACCCATCGGCAGGCGGCACCAGCGCGCTTTGCCAGCACATATCGTCCAACCGGGGCGCCCTACCTTGCCAATCCCGGCACGCTCGAACACTGGCTAACCGAACGCTACAGCCTCTATACGGTCGACGAGCGAGGCCAAGCTTATATCGGTGAAATCCATCACGAGCCGTGGCCCCTGCAGCGAGCCGAGGCAGAAATCGAATGTAACGAAATGGGCCTGGCCAGCGGCATCATGCTGCCTGACCGCCCGCCACTGCTGCACTTTGCCCGCCACCTGGATGTGGTGGTGTGGCCGCTGCGCGCCGTCACAGCCGAAAACACCTGA
- a CDS encoding MotA/TolQ/ExbB proton channel family protein, whose protein sequence is MRSTVETLMSSFLNLMNHGGGSMWVIAVFSVVAIAVAIERALSQYQFIARAKLLASNVNQALAKGSTADGRSACERSISPLADVFLVGFAKVGKHRDEFVWAAVHRERQRLVAGLRAKLWVLGTIGATAPFVGLFGTVVGIMDAMRLFEGDVSKVLGPISQALVVTAAGILVAVEAVILYNYFGQRAAKAAAETKLLADEFLETLIEANGGAQGGAAADSAGAKA, encoded by the coding sequence ATGCGTAGTACAGTGGAGACCCTTATGAGCTCGTTTCTAAATTTGATGAATCATGGCGGCGGCTCGATGTGGGTCATCGCGGTGTTTTCGGTGGTCGCGATCGCGGTCGCGATCGAGCGCGCGCTGTCGCAATACCAGTTTATCGCCCGCGCTAAGCTCCTGGCCAGCAACGTCAATCAGGCCCTGGCCAAGGGCTCCACCGCGGATGGTCGGTCGGCCTGCGAGCGCAGCATCTCGCCGCTGGCGGATGTCTTCTTGGTCGGCTTTGCCAAGGTCGGCAAGCATCGCGACGAATTCGTGTGGGCGGCAGTGCATCGCGAGCGGCAGCGCCTGGTGGCGGGGCTACGCGCCAAGCTGTGGGTGCTAGGCACCATCGGGGCGACGGCGCCGTTTGTTGGGCTATTTGGCACCGTGGTTGGCATTATGGATGCCATGCGCCTCTTTGAGGGCGATGTGTCCAAGGTGCTCGGCCCCATCTCGCAGGCTCTGGTGGTGACCGCGGCGGGTATTCTGGTCGCCGTAGAGGCCGTAATTTTATACAACTACTTCGGCCAGCGCGCGGCAAAGGCGGCCGCGGAAACCAAGTTGCTCGCGGATGAATTTCTCGAGACGCTGATTGAAGCGAACGGTGGGGCGCAGGGCGGGGCGGCCGCCGACAGCGCCGGAGCGAAGGCGTAA
- a CDS encoding cytochrome C oxidase subunit IV family protein, whose product MSATHAAPTTDTSHAADDAHDHHGIAHVASLSMLVKTWVFLMFLTVITVLATKVDFGPSMNLAVAMAIAAVKATLVVLYFMHLRYDKIFHSVLFVGALLASALFVGFALMDAGQYQQSVVWDPEAVPAAPYGPRPTAQ is encoded by the coding sequence ATGAGCGCAACACACGCAGCACCCACTACCGACACCTCTCACGCCGCCGACGACGCGCACGACCATCACGGCATCGCGCATGTCGCGTCGCTGAGCATGCTGGTCAAGACGTGGGTCTTCTTGATGTTTCTCACCGTGATCACGGTGCTGGCGACCAAGGTCGACTTTGGCCCATCGATGAATCTTGCGGTGGCGATGGCCATCGCGGCGGTGAAGGCGACGTTGGTCGTGCTTTATTTCATGCATCTTCGTTACGACAAGATCTTTCACTCGGTGCTGTTTGTTGGCGCCCTCTTGGCCTCGGCGCTGTTTGTCGGCTTTGCCTTGATGGACGCGGGGCAATACCAGCAGTCGGTGGTGTGGGATCCCGAGGCGGTGCCGGCTGCGCCGTACGGACCGCGACCAACCGCACAATAG
- a CDS encoding cbb3-type cytochrome c oxidase subunit I produces MASTTLPADAGATTTEPNYIDASKGLKSWLFTLDHKRIGLMYLYAILFALLLGGAFALMVRAELFFPGQQLFTQDQYNQIFTLHGAVMVFLVIIPGIPAALGNIILPVQLGAPDVAFPKLNLTSFYLWCAGALCLLLSIAIKAVDTGWTLYTPYSTTTQTAVIPAVLGAFLLGFSSIFTGMNFLVTVHKFRPKGMGWFQMPLNVWALYSTALIQVLATPVLAITLFLLFFERLIGIGIFNPDLGGDPVLFQHFFWFYSHPAVYIMIIPAMGVVSEIITTFTRKPIFGYRFIAYSSISLALLSFFVWGHHLFVSGQSRLATMVFSALTFTVGIPSAIKVFNWLATLYKGDIRLQAPMLYVLSFLLLFTIGGLTGLFLGILSVDVHLHDTYFVVAHFHYVMMGSTLVAFLGAVHYWWPKISGRMYPERLAQWCAWFVFIGFNLTFMPQFIMGARGMARRYWDYDPEFTLYHQLSSIGAFILGVSMFIQVVYLLRSWKHGKKAPGNPWGGSTLEWQTQVTPPTTFNFTAQPVLHELYNYDDMVFDEATQNWVRQHPERP; encoded by the coding sequence ATGGCATCAACTACCTTACCGGCCGACGCCGGCGCGACCACAACCGAGCCCAACTACATCGACGCCAGCAAGGGCCTCAAGAGCTGGCTGTTTACGCTCGATCACAAGCGCATCGGCCTGATGTATCTCTACGCCATCTTGTTCGCGTTGCTGCTCGGCGGCGCTTTTGCGCTCATGGTGCGCGCCGAGCTGTTCTTCCCCGGGCAGCAGTTGTTTACGCAAGATCAGTACAATCAGATCTTTACGCTGCACGGCGCGGTCATGGTGTTCTTGGTCATCATCCCCGGCATTCCGGCCGCCCTCGGCAACATTATTTTGCCGGTCCAGCTCGGCGCGCCTGATGTGGCGTTTCCTAAGTTAAATTTGACGTCGTTCTATCTGTGGTGCGCCGGCGCGCTGTGCCTGCTCCTCTCCATTGCCATCAAGGCCGTCGATACTGGCTGGACGCTGTACACCCCATACAGCACCACCACGCAGACCGCGGTTATTCCGGCGGTGCTCGGCGCCTTCTTGCTCGGCTTTAGCTCGATCTTCACCGGCATGAACTTTCTCGTCACGGTTCATAAGTTTCGCCCCAAGGGCATGGGCTGGTTTCAAATGCCGCTTAATGTGTGGGCGCTGTATTCCACGGCGCTCATTCAGGTGTTGGCAACGCCGGTGCTCGCCATCACGTTGTTTCTGCTGTTCTTTGAGCGCCTCATTGGCATCGGCATCTTTAATCCCGACCTCGGCGGAGATCCGGTGCTGTTTCAGCACTTCTTCTGGTTCTATTCGCACCCCGCCGTCTACATCATGATCATTCCGGCCATGGGCGTGGTGTCGGAGATCATCACCACCTTTACCCGCAAACCCATCTTCGGCTATCGCTTCATCGCCTACTCGTCGATCTCGCTGGCCTTGCTCTCATTCTTCGTTTGGGGCCACCACCTGTTTGTCTCGGGGCAATCGCGCTTGGCGACGATGGTGTTCTCGGCGCTCACGTTTACGGTCGGCATCCCTTCGGCGATTAAGGTGTTTAACTGGCTGGCGACGCTTTATAAGGGCGATATTCGCCTGCAGGCGCCGATGCTTTACGTGTTGTCGTTCTTGCTGCTATTTACCATCGGCGGCCTCACCGGCCTCTTCCTCGGCATCCTGTCGGTCGACGTCCACCTGCACGACACCTATTTCGTCGTCGCGCACTTTCACTACGTCATGATGGGGTCGACGCTGGTCGCCTTCCTTGGCGCGGTGCACTATTGGTGGCCGAAGATCTCCGGCCGCATGTACCCCGAGCGCCTGGCGCAGTGGTGCGCGTGGTTTGTCTTCATCGGCTTTAACCTGACGTTTATGCCGCAGTTCATCATGGGCGCGCGTGGCATGGCGCGTCGCTATTGGGACTACGACCCCGAGTTCACGCTGTATCACCAGCTGTCGTCGATTGGCGCGTTTATCCTGGGCGTCTCGATGTTCATCCAGGTCGTCTATTTGCTGCGGTCGTGGAAGCACGGCAAAAAGGCCCCCGGCAACCCATGGGGCGGCAGCACGCTTGAGTGGCAAACCCAAGTAACGCCGCCGACCACCTTCAACTTTACCGCGCAGCCCGTGCTGCACGAGCTGTATAATTACGACGATATGGTGTTTGACGAGGCGACACAAAACTGGGTGCGGCAACACCCCGAGCGCCCGTAG
- the coxB gene encoding cytochrome c oxidase subunit II, with protein sequence MKLGKALNLTFRGALAFAVLLALATPALAQPAAPAAATPAAAPTAAPTAAPVAAAPAAAVAPAPAGSPAAVDAWYEQLAKQPWAQHDSYWMPPLINSAGDGADTMFYAVLALSIFFFVAITAATVYMVIKYRHRPGHKAEPSPSHSDTLEITWTVIPTIIVVFLFVFGWRGYMKMMAVPQNTQNSLEIQVEAYKWGWSFLHSNGTSDSILHVPVETPVRLVMKSKDVIHSFWVPAFRTKQDVLPHRFTYLFFHANKPGVYRLYCTEYCGKDHSQMKRVVVVHEPGGYERYLADSNKPPDTADGLRALGEKLYAKKGCNSCHSIDGSRIVGPSFKGIWDGDVAFADGSAGKVDENYITESILNPNAKARAGYPAGGMSSFAGLLKEYEIRGLIEYIKSLK encoded by the coding sequence ATGAAGCTTGGTAAGGCATTAAACCTCACGTTTCGCGGCGCGCTCGCGTTCGCCGTCCTATTGGCGTTGGCGACGCCAGCCTTGGCACAACCTGCCGCGCCGGCCGCCGCTACGCCAGCCGCCGCGCCGACCGCTGCGCCGACCGCTGCACCGGTCGCGGCCGCGCCAGCGGCAGCCGTTGCGCCTGCGCCGGCGGGCTCGCCGGCGGCAGTGGATGCTTGGTATGAACAGCTGGCCAAGCAACCGTGGGCACAACACGATTCATACTGGATGCCGCCGCTGATTAACTCGGCGGGCGATGGCGCCGACACCATGTTTTACGCGGTGCTCGCGCTGTCGATCTTCTTCTTCGTCGCGATCACGGCGGCCACGGTCTACATGGTGATTAAGTATCGCCATCGTCCAGGCCACAAGGCCGAGCCGTCGCCCTCGCACAGCGACACCCTCGAGATCACGTGGACCGTCATTCCGACGATCATCGTGGTGTTCCTCTTTGTCTTTGGCTGGCGTGGCTACATGAAAATGATGGCGGTGCCGCAGAACACGCAGAACTCGCTGGAGATTCAGGTAGAGGCGTACAAGTGGGGCTGGAGCTTCTTGCATAGCAATGGCACCTCAGACTCCATCTTGCATGTCCCCGTCGAGACGCCGGTGCGCCTGGTGATGAAGTCTAAAGACGTCATCCACAGCTTCTGGGTGCCGGCGTTTCGCACCAAGCAAGACGTCCTGCCGCATCGCTTTACCTATCTGTTCTTTCACGCCAACAAGCCCGGCGTCTACCGCCTATACTGCACCGAGTATTGCGGCAAGGACCACTCGCAGATGAAGCGCGTAGTGGTGGTGCATGAGCCAGGTGGCTATGAGCGTTACCTCGCCGACAGCAACAAGCCACCCGACACCGCCGACGGGCTGCGCGCCTTGGGCGAGAAGCTGTATGCCAAGAAGGGCTGCAACTCCTGCCACTCGATCGACGGCTCGCGCATCGTTGGGCCATCGTTTAAGGGGATCTGGGACGGCGACGTCGCCTTTGCCGACGGCTCCGCGGGCAAGGTTGACGAAAACTACATCACCGAATCGATCCTCAATCCCAATGCCAAGGCCCGCGCCGGCTACCCGGCGGGGGGCATGTCGTCGTTTGCCGGCTTGCTCAAAGAGTATGAAATCCGCGGCCTCATCGAATACATCAAGAGCCTGAAGTAG
- the pyrE gene encoding orotate phosphoribosyltransferase, which produces MIDTPATQKDRLLALLRQYAFAEREVTLSSGKKSNFYIDCKQVTLDAEGHVLIGQLLSTMLAEVAPTVTAIGGLTMGADPIASAIATMSFVGGRPLHAFYVRKEAKGHGTGQWLERAARIAPGCDVAVVEDVVTTGAASITAVQRVAEAGYRVACVLTIVDRMEGGREAIEAHAPLHALFRRTDFLAK; this is translated from the coding sequence ATGATTGACACACCGGCCACGCAGAAGGACCGTCTCCTGGCGCTCTTGCGGCAATACGCGTTTGCCGAGCGTGAGGTTACGCTGTCGTCTGGCAAAAAATCGAATTTCTATATCGACTGCAAGCAGGTCACGCTCGATGCAGAAGGCCACGTGCTCATTGGTCAGCTGCTGTCGACTATGCTGGCCGAGGTCGCGCCGACGGTCACCGCCATCGGCGGCCTTACCATGGGAGCCGATCCCATTGCGTCCGCTATCGCCACCATGAGCTTCGTCGGCGGCCGCCCGCTGCATGCCTTCTATGTCCGCAAGGAAGCCAAGGGGCACGGCACCGGGCAATGGCTGGAGCGCGCCGCTCGCATCGCGCCAGGCTGCGATGTCGCGGTCGTCGAGGACGTGGTCACCACGGGCGCTGCATCTATCACGGCGGTGCAGCGCGTCGCCGAGGCCGGCTACCGCGTCGCCTGCGTGCTAACGATTGTCGACCGCATGGAGGGCGGCCGTGAGGCAATTGAGGCTCATGCGCCGCTGCACGCACTGTTTCGCCGCACCGATTTCCTGGCCAAATAG
- a CDS encoding oxidative damage protection protein: MSRMVQCAKLGAELPGLAYKPFADALGQRIYEQISQPAWQEWIEHSKKIVNEYRLDLTSKKSHDMLKEQCEQFLFGGGATIMPAGYVPPAHSH, translated from the coding sequence ATGTCAAGAATGGTCCAATGCGCCAAATTAGGCGCCGAACTCCCTGGCCTGGCCTACAAGCCGTTTGCCGATGCGCTCGGCCAGCGCATCTACGAGCAGATCTCCCAACCCGCGTGGCAGGAGTGGATCGAGCACAGCAAAAAAATCGTCAACGAATATCGCCTCGACCTCACCTCAAAAAAATCGCATGACATGCTCAAAGAGCAATGTGAGCAGTTCTTATTTGGCGGCGGCGCGACCATTATGCCGGCCGGCTACGTGCCACCCGCGCACTCGCACTAG
- a CDS encoding DUF3341 domain-containing protein yields MTNTSNETTSNAAAGGQGELYGVLAEFATPGALIKAAKKVRDAGYQGFDCYSPFPVHGIDEAMGIKRTILPLIVFGGGLTGLGLGLLLQWWTNAYDWKWIVAGKPFFSIPANIPVAFETTILMSVFSAFFGMWILNKLPQVWHPLFRMGRFVRATDDSFFLAIEAADAKFSREETAALLAGAGALQVEECFKDPDPETRQVPKWIYAVIATSIAFSLVPFALIAKARNSTSREPHYHVISDMDFQQKVKSDAQFDLFGDTRGNRGAIAGTVARGAANADEAYYAGLQASPDGSKQWLLGLPSQVAPSADTLQRGRDQYNIYCAPCHGFDGQGNGAIPQRAAALGGAWAARNLVAADSVVIKMPNGQLYNTISNGFNTMAGYKEQIAVADRWAIVLYTRALQRAANASQGDVPPAQLSQLP; encoded by the coding sequence ATGACCAATACATCTAACGAAACAACATCGAACGCTGCGGCTGGCGGCCAAGGCGAGCTTTATGGCGTCCTCGCCGAGTTCGCGACGCCTGGCGCGCTAATCAAGGCGGCCAAAAAGGTGCGCGACGCCGGCTATCAGGGGTTTGATTGCTACAGCCCGTTTCCGGTGCACGGCATCGATGAGGCCATGGGCATCAAGCGCACCATCCTGCCGCTCATCGTCTTTGGCGGTGGCCTCACCGGCTTGGGGCTTGGCCTCTTGCTGCAGTGGTGGACCAATGCCTACGACTGGAAGTGGATCGTCGCCGGCAAGCCGTTCTTTTCGATTCCCGCCAACATCCCGGTGGCGTTCGAGACGACGATCTTGATGTCGGTCTTCTCGGCCTTCTTTGGCATGTGGATTCTCAACAAGCTGCCGCAGGTGTGGCACCCGCTGTTTCGCATGGGCCGCTTTGTGCGCGCCACCGACGACAGCTTCTTCCTCGCCATCGAGGCGGCGGACGCCAAGTTTTCGCGCGAAGAGACGGCGGCCTTGCTTGCCGGCGCCGGCGCGCTGCAGGTCGAGGAGTGCTTCAAAGATCCCGACCCGGAAACCCGCCAGGTCCCCAAGTGGATCTACGCCGTCATCGCGACCTCCATCGCGTTTTCGCTGGTGCCTTTTGCCCTGATCGCCAAGGCACGCAACTCCACCTCGCGCGAGCCGCACTACCACGTCATCTCGGATATGGATTTTCAGCAAAAGGTTAAGTCGGACGCCCAGTTCGACCTGTTTGGCGACACGCGTGGCAACCGCGGCGCGATCGCCGGCACCGTCGCGCGCGGCGCGGCCAACGCGGATGAAGCCTACTACGCCGGCCTCCAAGCCTCGCCCGACGGCAGCAAGCAGTGGCTGCTCGGGCTGCCGAGCCAGGTGGCGCCGAGTGCCGACACGCTGCAACGCGGTCGCGATCAATACAACATCTACTGCGCGCCGTGCCATGGCTTTGATGGGCAAGGCAATGGCGCCATTCCGCAGCGCGCTGCCGCGCTCGGTGGCGCCTGGGCCGCGCGCAACCTCGTCGCCGCCGACAGCGTCGTGATCAAGATGCCAAACGGCCAGCTCTACAACACCATCTCCAATGGCTTCAACACCATGGCCGGTTACAAGGAGCAAATTGCGGTCGCCGATCGCTGGGCCATCGTGCTTTACACCCGCGCGCTGCAACGCGCCGCCAACGCGTCGCAAGGCGACGTGCCCCCCGCTCAACTTTCGCAGCTTCCCTAG
- a CDS encoding biopolymer transporter ExbD: MAMGNLPGQGADEGDGDEGDGGVFAEINITPLTDVFLVLVIIFMIAAFAVQKEADKAQEALIEQTEREQKSGLKVTLPAGAAQELSPADASITVTIALSGAIMVGQQVVADAELDAMLQAAYVKDATTQVVLLADKGVPHGRVVGLMERAKAVGLTRLAIATSPN; the protein is encoded by the coding sequence ATGGCGATGGGCAACCTGCCAGGGCAAGGCGCTGATGAGGGCGACGGCGATGAAGGCGATGGCGGCGTATTTGCCGAAATCAACATCACGCCGCTCACCGACGTGTTTCTCGTCTTGGTCATCATCTTTATGATCGCCGCCTTCGCGGTGCAAAAAGAGGCGGACAAGGCGCAAGAGGCTTTGATCGAGCAGACCGAGCGCGAGCAAAAATCGGGGCTCAAGGTCACTCTGCCCGCGGGCGCGGCGCAAGAGCTCAGCCCTGCCGATGCGTCGATCACGGTCACCATCGCGCTCTCGGGCGCCATTATGGTCGGGCAACAAGTCGTCGCCGACGCCGAGCTCGATGCGATGCTGCAGGCGGCCTACGTCAAAGATGCGACGACGCAGGTGGTGCTGCTTGCCGACAAGGGCGTACCGCATGGCCGCGTCGTTGGCCTCATGGAGCGCGCCAAGGCGGTGGGGCTGACGCGGTTGGCGATTGCGACCTCGCCGAACTAG